A window from Listeria seeligeri serovar 1/2b str. SLCC3954 encodes these proteins:
- a CDS encoding TetR/AcrR family transcriptional regulator, which yields MAESFITKKAIASGLLELCQNKRFEKISIADITNICGLNRQTFYYHFTDKYDLLSWTYENDVFHCLADGITLENWDGHVLKMLESMKINADFYKNTVSADASILSLCFSKLTCSLFMDLFKKLDTNAKVRNDDRVFYAEFFSYGCSGVLITWISSGLKEEPETIANQFFRLAKDTEFLASRMYQEEN from the coding sequence ATGGCGGAATCATTTATCACAAAAAAAGCAATTGCTAGTGGATTATTGGAATTATGCCAAAATAAACGCTTCGAAAAAATTAGCATTGCTGATATTACGAATATTTGTGGGCTAAATCGGCAAACTTTTTACTACCATTTTACCGATAAATACGATTTATTAAGTTGGACTTATGAAAATGATGTTTTTCATTGTTTGGCAGATGGGATAACGCTAGAAAATTGGGATGGTCATGTGCTAAAAATGCTTGAATCAATGAAAATAAACGCAGATTTTTATAAAAATACCGTTTCAGCGGATGCGAGTATTCTTTCGCTGTGCTTTTCCAAGCTAACCTGTTCATTATTTATGGATTTATTTAAAAAACTGGATACGAATGCAAAGGTGAGGAATGATGATCGGGTCTTTTATGCGGAGTTTTTTTCGTACGGATGCTCTGGTGTTTTAATTACTTGGATTTCTTCTGGGTTAAAAGAGGAGCCAGAAACAATCGCGAATCAGTTTTTTCGTCTGGCGAAAGATACGGAATTTTTGGCGAGTAGAATGTATCAAGAAGAAAACTAG
- a CDS encoding oleate hydratase, translating into MKNKKRTVVALTGAAIGTRIAAKKISEQKATEKERLVEEAIQARYYGDKQVYFVGGGIASLAGAAYLIRDANFDGKNIHIIEGMHILGGSNDGAGSTDKGFVCRGGRMLNEETYENFWDLFRSIPSLDMPNFSVTEEILNFDHLHPTHAQARLVDKDRNILDAHSMGFNNNDRMLMTKLLATPEEKLDHLTIRDWFDEHFFETNFWYMWQTTFAFQKWSSLFEFRRYMNRMMLEFSRIDTLEGVTRTPLNQYESLILPLKTFLDKHHVDFTINQTVEDIDFKDAPGITATALHLSDGTVINLGPDDVVIMTNACMTDSATLGDMNTPAPKPEEKPISGELWYKVAQKKPNLGNPEPFFGHEEETNWQSFTVTCNGDKLLKRIERFTGNIPGSGALMTLKDSNWLMSTVVAAQPHFKAQDANTTIFWGYGLYPDRVGDFVKKPMKECTGEEILYELMCHLNWQDDWEEIKADIVNVIPCYMPYIDAQFEPRAMSDRPAVVPEGSKNFAMISQFVEIPQDMVFTEEYSVRAARIAVYTLLDIDKKICPVTPHNRNPKVLAKATQTMFR; encoded by the coding sequence ATGAAAAATAAAAAACGTACAGTAGTCGCTCTAACTGGAGCTGCAATAGGTACTAGAATCGCTGCAAAGAAAATTTCTGAACAAAAGGCTACTGAAAAAGAACGCTTAGTGGAAGAAGCGATTCAAGCTCGCTATTATGGTGACAAACAAGTGTATTTTGTCGGCGGTGGGATTGCTAGCTTGGCGGGAGCGGCTTACTTAATTCGAGATGCTAATTTTGATGGGAAAAATATTCATATTATTGAAGGTATGCATATTTTAGGTGGAAGTAACGATGGAGCTGGTAGCACGGATAAAGGCTTTGTGTGTCGTGGTGGACGGATGTTGAATGAAGAAACATACGAAAATTTCTGGGATTTATTTAGAAGTATTCCATCACTTGATATGCCGAATTTCAGTGTAACCGAAGAGATTTTGAACTTTGACCATTTACATCCAACCCATGCCCAAGCGAGATTAGTTGATAAAGACCGTAACATTTTAGATGCGCATTCGATGGGCTTTAATAATAATGACCGGATGTTAATGACTAAACTTCTTGCTACTCCAGAAGAAAAGTTGGATCACTTAACGATTCGTGACTGGTTTGATGAACACTTCTTTGAAACCAATTTTTGGTACATGTGGCAAACCACTTTTGCTTTCCAAAAATGGAGCAGTTTGTTTGAATTTAGACGTTATATGAACCGGATGATGTTAGAATTTAGTCGAATTGATACGCTGGAAGGTGTTACTAGAACGCCACTCAATCAATATGAAAGTTTGATTTTACCACTGAAAACCTTTTTAGATAAACATCATGTTGATTTTACGATTAATCAAACTGTAGAAGATATTGATTTTAAAGATGCGCCTGGAATTACGGCGACGGCTCTTCATTTATCTGATGGAACAGTAATCAATCTTGGACCAGACGATGTTGTAATTATGACGAATGCTTGTATGACTGATAGTGCAACACTTGGCGATATGAATACACCCGCACCAAAACCAGAAGAAAAACCAATTTCTGGAGAGCTTTGGTATAAAGTTGCGCAAAAGAAACCAAATCTTGGGAATCCAGAACCGTTCTTTGGTCATGAAGAAGAAACTAATTGGCAAAGTTTCACAGTCACTTGTAACGGGGACAAATTATTAAAACGAATCGAACGTTTCACTGGGAATATTCCAGGTAGTGGAGCACTAATGACATTAAAAGACTCTAATTGGCTTATGAGTACGGTTGTCGCTGCTCAACCACATTTTAAAGCACAAGATGCAAATACAACTATTTTCTGGGGTTACGGATTATATCCAGACCGGGTGGGCGATTTCGTGAAAAAACCAATGAAAGAATGTACCGGGGAAGAAATTTTATATGAATTAATGTGTCATTTGAACTGGCAAGATGATTGGGAAGAAATCAAAGCAGATATTGTGAACGTAATTCCTTGTTACATGCCGTATATTGATGCTCAATTTGAACCACGTGCTATGAGTGATCGTCCAGCAGTTGTTCCAGAAGGTAGTAAGAATTTTGCGATGATAAGCCAGTTTGTTGAAATTCCGCAAGATATGGTGTTTACCGAAGAATATTCAGTTCGGGCCGCTAGAATTGCCGTGTATACATTACTTGATATTGACAAAAAAATCTGCCCAGTAACACCGCATAACCGCAATCCAAAAGTTCTGGCTAAAGCAACTCAAACTATGTTCAGATAA
- a CDS encoding leucine-rich repeat domain-containing protein: MFLKKKKIISASLVVVLMTTFTIPTFAEETDVIPESETTTVENTSEEKTATPNSNDTTAETNSTIPEIPEAAVAPELETKSIKSTETAPEEKAATPNSKNVTTEPTDIVDVSLFENQQWLIKFTEKATGKTIANTTYEDIAAIKTMQVNDISSLSAFIPKAIGLYTGLESLEICYKRNLSGTIPDEIGNLTNLTYLRLMGNSLNGTIPDSIGNLTKLQTLDLANNAMNSTYNGYRADGLGGAVPESIGNLTELKQLNLGSYSNFTSLPSSIGNLKKLETLEMSQSKLTSVPIEVKDLTSLKSMNFSYNQINQEIPEEWGQLTNLTNFNVECNAFYGEIPEWTYSVPTIYLSKNHLFDVPAGRGMGTTPTFNYLNVDKIEDPTVKANQYDVTAIADELTLPNGTTTFDVRDNLLSVYQTTKAIYFPKSTLNTESTLVSGDASGISFDGNNVTILKSGTYEINVELKGLQDKTNMNAQATFKVTADLPNQAPVITVAEDHITINQGSSFDYHDYVSVTDDSDTNINDALTVTGTVDVNTPGDYVLTMDATDSEGLAATSKTLYVHVNGIPVITAEDQVITKGDGFDPMADIIVSDEDADIESKVIASGEKMTDSLYYVTYEVTDSNGAKATKTIQVTVLTPANVEPAKIDPSLPVPKNIDPPTNDPKTKIVAKTTPTATKKSNKLPKTGDSTSNHIPLIVGLMALSSTALLLRRK; this comes from the coding sequence TTGTTTTTAAAAAAGAAAAAAATTATAAGTGCTTCACTTGTCGTTGTACTTATGACCACTTTTACGATTCCGACATTTGCAGAGGAAACGGATGTCATACCTGAGTCAGAAACTACTACAGTAGAAAATACATCCGAAGAAAAAACTGCGACCCCAAACTCAAATGACACAACAGCCGAAACGAACTCCACAATCCCTGAAATTCCGGAAGCAGCAGTCGCACCTGAATTAGAAACAAAAAGCATAAAATCAACGGAAACTGCACCAGAAGAAAAAGCAGCTACTCCAAACTCAAAAAATGTAACAACTGAACCAACTGATATTGTGGATGTCTCTCTTTTCGAGAATCAACAATGGTTAATTAAATTCACTGAGAAGGCCACAGGAAAAACAATTGCTAATACTACTTATGAAGACATTGCTGCTATCAAAACCATGCAAGTAAATGACATTAGCAGCCTTTCAGCATTTATTCCAAAAGCAATCGGACTTTACACTGGACTAGAAAGCCTGGAAATTTGCTACAAACGCAATCTTTCTGGAACTATTCCTGATGAAATTGGCAATTTGACCAACCTTACCTATTTACGTTTAATGGGAAATTCACTCAACGGTACAATTCCAGATTCTATCGGCAATTTAACTAAATTACAAACCCTTGATTTAGCGAATAACGCCATGAATTCTACTTATAACGGTTACCGCGCAGATGGTCTTGGTGGAGCTGTCCCAGAATCTATTGGAAATTTAACAGAACTTAAACAGTTAAATTTAGGTAGTTACAGCAACTTCACTTCACTTCCAAGCTCAATTGGTAACTTAAAAAAATTAGAAACGCTAGAAATGAGTCAGAGTAAGCTTACCTCTGTTCCAATAGAAGTAAAAGATTTGACTAGTTTAAAATCAATGAATTTTAGTTACAATCAAATTAATCAAGAAATCCCAGAAGAATGGGGCCAATTAACAAATCTAACTAATTTCAATGTAGAATGTAATGCTTTTTATGGAGAAATTCCGGAATGGACTTACAGTGTTCCAACAATTTACTTGTCAAAAAATCACCTTTTCGATGTACCAGCAGGAAGAGGCATGGGAACAACACCAACATTCAACTACTTAAATGTCGACAAAATAGAGGATCCTACTGTAAAAGCCAATCAATATGACGTTACGGCAATAGCAGACGAGCTAACCCTTCCAAATGGAACTACTACATTTGATGTTCGCGATAATTTACTTAGCGTTTATCAAACAACGAAAGCTATATACTTCCCTAAATCTACTCTAAACACTGAAAGCACACTTGTTTCTGGTGATGCTTCTGGAATTTCATTTGATGGGAACAATGTCACGATTTTAAAATCTGGCACTTATGAAATAAATGTGGAACTGAAAGGCTTGCAGGACAAAACAAATATGAATGCTCAAGCTACTTTTAAAGTTACTGCTGATTTACCTAACCAAGCACCCGTCATTACAGTAGCTGAGGACCATATTACAATCAATCAAGGTTCAAGCTTTGACTATCACGATTATGTGTCTGTCACAGATGATTCCGATACGAATATTAATGATGCGCTAACAGTCACAGGTACTGTTGATGTCAACACACCAGGTGATTACGTATTAACTATGGACGCAACAGATTCAGAAGGATTAGCTGCCACTTCCAAAACTTTATATGTTCATGTCAACGGTATACCTGTAATCACAGCAGAAGACCAAGTTATTACAAAAGGTGACGGCTTTGACCCAATGGCTGATATTATTGTAAGCGATGAAGATGCAGATATTGAAAGTAAAGTAATCGCATCCGGTGAAAAAATGACTGATTCGCTTTACTATGTTACTTATGAAGTGACTGATAGCAATGGTGCAAAAGCAACTAAAACTATCCAAGTAACCGTTTTGACGCCGGCTAATGTTGAACCAGCTAAGATCGACCCGTCGCTACCAGTACCAAAAAATATTGATCCTCCAACAAACGATCCAAAAACAAAAATTGTAGCTAAAACAACACCAACAGCTACAAAAAAATCTAACAAATTACCAAAAACTGGTGATAGTACTAGCAATCATATTCCGTTAATTGTTGGTTTAATGGCACTATCTTCAACAGCTTTACTATTAAGACGTAAATAA
- the rlmN gene encoding 23S rRNA (adenine(2503)-C(2))-methyltransferase RlmN, translating into MEKSSIYGLTWTKLTEWLEEHGQKKFRATQVWDWLYRKRVKTFEEMSNVPKETIELLTANFVMSTLEEQVVQESTDGTTKYLFKLSDGNLIETVMMKQEYGLSVCVTTQVGCNIGCTFCASGLLKKSRDLTAGEIVEQIMNVQHYLDGRNLEERVSHVVVMGIGEPFDNYDNVMDFLRVINHDKGLAIGARHITVSTSGLAPRIIDFANEDFQVNLAISLHAPNNELRTSIMRINKTYSIEKLMEAIHYYVEKTNRRITFEYIMLKGVNDHKKEALELAALLGEHRHLAYVNLIPYNPVDEHIDYERSTKEDVLAFYDTLKKNGINCVIRREHGTDIDAACGQLRSKQIKRVGIRERMKQKQAAAEE; encoded by the coding sequence ATGGAAAAGAGCTCCATTTATGGATTGACATGGACAAAATTAACGGAATGGCTAGAAGAACACGGCCAAAAGAAGTTCCGCGCGACACAAGTATGGGACTGGCTTTATAGAAAACGCGTCAAAACTTTTGAAGAAATGTCGAACGTTCCAAAAGAAACAATTGAACTGTTAACAGCAAATTTTGTTATGAGCACTTTAGAAGAGCAAGTGGTACAAGAGTCTACTGATGGTACGACAAAATATTTATTTAAGTTAAGTGACGGTAATTTAATTGAGACCGTAATGATGAAGCAAGAGTATGGTTTATCCGTTTGCGTAACGACTCAAGTGGGTTGTAACATTGGCTGTACTTTCTGTGCGAGCGGGTTACTTAAGAAAAGCCGTGATTTAACTGCTGGAGAAATCGTTGAGCAAATTATGAACGTGCAGCATTACTTGGATGGGCGTAATTTAGAAGAGCGTGTGAGTCATGTGGTTGTCATGGGTATTGGTGAACCATTTGATAATTATGATAATGTAATGGACTTCTTACGTGTCATTAATCATGATAAGGGCCTTGCAATAGGTGCCAGACATATCACTGTTTCAACAAGTGGTCTCGCTCCAAGAATTATTGATTTTGCGAATGAAGATTTTCAAGTTAACTTGGCGATTTCCTTGCATGCTCCGAATAATGAACTCCGGACAAGTATTATGCGCATTAACAAAACTTATTCTATTGAAAAACTAATGGAAGCAATCCACTATTACGTTGAAAAAACGAACCGTCGTATCACTTTTGAATACATTATGCTAAAAGGTGTAAATGATCATAAAAAAGAAGCACTTGAACTTGCCGCACTTCTTGGTGAGCATCGTCACCTTGCATATGTTAATTTAATTCCGTACAACCCGGTAGATGAGCATATTGATTACGAACGGAGCACGAAAGAAGATGTACTCGCTTTTTATGATACACTCAAGAAAAACGGTATTAACTGTGTGATTCGTCGTGAACATGGCACAGATATTGATGCAGCATGCGGACAACTTCGCAGCAAACAAATTAAGCGCGTTGGTATACGTGAACGAATGAAACAAAAACAAGCAGCAGCCGAAGAATAA
- a CDS encoding GyrI-like domain-containing protein, which yields MEVEIVERNAFSAVGKKRTFSVKNEAQKEKISQFWQEANTNGDTDRIAELAEYATIDAMLGICTMSEEQFAKEEMDYYIAIESEQNPPEDMEKITIPASKWAIFKSVGPMPTAIQEVWQYIFGEWLETSNYNHGPGPEIEVYTEGDTLAPDYYSEVWIPVVEKI from the coding sequence ATGGAAGTAGAAATTGTGGAACGAAATGCTTTTTCAGCAGTAGGTAAGAAACGTACTTTTTCCGTAAAAAATGAAGCTCAAAAAGAAAAAATCAGCCAGTTTTGGCAAGAAGCGAACACAAATGGTGACACAGACCGAATTGCGGAACTAGCAGAATATGCGACAATTGATGCGATGCTTGGGATTTGTACAATGAGCGAGGAACAATTTGCCAAGGAAGAAATGGATTATTATATTGCTATCGAGTCTGAACAAAATCCACCTGAAGACATGGAAAAAATAACTATTCCTGCGAGCAAATGGGCAATTTTTAAATCAGTAGGACCGATGCCAACTGCTATTCAAGAAGTATGGCAATATATTTTTGGTGAATGGCTCGAAACAAGTAACTACAATCACGGCCCTGGACCGGAAATAGAAGTTTATACAGAAGGCGATACACTTGCACCAGATTATTATTCAGAAGTTTGGATCCCAGTTGTTGAAAAAATATAG
- the isdG gene encoding heme oxygenase IsdG gives MIIVTNTIKVEKGAAEHVIRQFTGENGDGHPTKDIAEVEGFLGFELWHSKPEDKDYEEVVVTSKWESDEAQRNWVKSDSFKKAHGRTKDSRAQREDRKGIVGNEIARFEVVHVQNPVVIEK, from the coding sequence ATGATTATTGTAACGAATACAATTAAAGTAGAAAAAGGTGCAGCAGAACATGTTATCCGTCAATTTACCGGTGAAAATGGTGATGGACATCCAACAAAAGATATTGCTGAAGTAGAAGGATTCCTAGGTTTTGAACTATGGCACAGTAAGCCAGAAGACAAAGATTATGAAGAAGTAGTTGTTACAAGCAAATGGGAAAGTGATGAAGCGCAACGCAATTGGGTGAAAAGTGATTCTTTCAAAAAGGCACATGGCAGAACTAAAGACTCTAGAGCACAACGAGAAGATCGTAAAGGAATTGTCGGAAATGAAATTGCTCGCTTTGAAGTCGTACATGTACAAAATCCAGTAGTTATCGAAAAATAA